One part of the Candidatus Omnitrophota bacterium genome encodes these proteins:
- a CDS encoding polyprenyl synthetase family protein gives IDKSDTRRGRPSMHKMFNQNLTKRKDLKFSGEDLAIVAGDVMYAMSMLAFLSIKENLQRKELAFKKLMEAAFFTGSGEFIEILFGLNELDRIEKKDIYKIYDYKTANYTFASPLAIGATLAGAKKSEVDKLFNFGIYLGRAFQIKDDILGMFSEEAEIGKSILSDLQEAKKTILIWYAFNHSNNKDKQEIKQMLSKGNIDRADLLKMREIMKKTGSLDYAKNEVNLAIENAKKILNSSRMLPRYKEMLSSYYNIILGL, from the coding sequence ATTGACAAATCCGATACCCGCAGAGGAAGGCCCTCCATGCACAAAATGTTTAACCAAAACTTAACAAAACGCAAAGATTTGAAATTCTCCGGGGAAGATCTGGCGATAGTTGCAGGCGACGTAATGTATGCGATGAGCATGCTAGCCTTTCTTTCAATAAAAGAAAACTTGCAACGAAAAGAATTAGCTTTTAAGAAATTGATGGAAGCTGCTTTTTTTACAGGAAGCGGAGAATTTATTGAGATTCTATTCGGCCTAAATGAACTTGACCGGATTGAGAAAAAAGATATTTACAAAATCTATGACTACAAAACCGCAAACTACACATTTGCCTCTCCTCTTGCCATTGGAGCGACTTTAGCCGGCGCTAAAAAATCAGAAGTAGATAAACTTTTTAACTTTGGAATTTATTTGGGCCGCGCGTTTCAGATTAAAGACGATATACTTGGAATGTTTAGCGAAGAAGCTGAAATTGGAAAATCTATTCTTTCTGACCTGCAGGAGGCAAAAAAAACAATTCTTATCTGGTATGCATTCAACCACTCAAACAATAAAGATAAACAAGAAATCAAACAAATGCTGTCAAAAGGAAATATTGATAGGGCTGATTTGCTAAAAATGCGCGAGATTATGAAAAAGACAGGTTCGCTTGATTACGCTAAGAATGAAGTCAATCTTGCTATAGAAAATGCAAAAAAGATACTTAATTCCTCAAGGATGCTTCCTCGTTACAAAGAAATGCTTTCCAGTTATTACAATATAATCTTAGGCCTATAA
- a CDS encoding tetratricopeptide repeat protein, which yields MKKISLFVAIFIFSTGLNCFALDWKRLHEEADSITKSQVANLLQSNPASVDSLYVLGLFYLNEHKDKEAKEAFEKVLSLQPDIIEAKWGVAEVLRRQHNIQEAQDLIGEVLKTKPDFVPAKITLAYIKYRQFDLNAAVRLSLQVIEQGRENVDLSNYTRAYLIYGGTKGMIAHYGGPISKVVNGTAVFPNLKKAQKLQPNSAAVMFGIGSFYLLAPSLAGGDLAQAEIYLKKAVEIDPNLSDAFVRLAQVYKVKGDTEKYNFYLNKALEIDPKNELALDIKEGKCRFICVGK from the coding sequence ATTGTTTTGCTCTGGATTGGAAGAGGCTGCATGAAGAGGCAGACAGCATAACTAAATCGCAAGTAGCTAATCTTTTACAAAGTAACCCAGCTTCAGTTGATAGTTTGTATGTTTTAGGTTTATTTTACTTAAATGAACATAAAGATAAAGAAGCAAAAGAAGCGTTTGAAAAAGTTTTAAGCTTGCAGCCCGATATTATTGAGGCGAAGTGGGGAGTGGCAGAAGTGTTGCGTAGGCAGCATAATATTCAAGAAGCTCAGGATCTTATTGGAGAAGTATTGAAGACAAAACCAGATTTTGTTCCGGCAAAAATTACACTTGCTTATATCAAATACAGGCAATTTGATTTGAATGCCGCGGTGAGGTTATCCTTGCAGGTAATAGAGCAGGGCAGGGAGAATGTGGATCTAAGCAATTATACGCGGGCTTATCTAATTTACGGCGGAACTAAAGGAATGATTGCGCATTACGGCGGCCCGATTTCAAAGGTCGTTAATGGAACTGCGGTATTCCCTAATTTGAAGAAAGCACAGAAGCTTCAGCCGAATTCAGCTGCCGTAATGTTTGGCATAGGAAGTTTTTATCTTCTTGCTCCTTCTCTTGCAGGAGGGGATTTGGCGCAAGCGGAAATTTATCTTAAGAAAGCTGTTGAAATCGACCCAAACTTAAGTGATGCCTTTGTCCGGTTGGCTCAGGTTTATAAAGTTAAAGGTGATACTGAAAAGTATAATTTTTATCTTAATAAAGCGTTGGAAATTGATCCAAAGAATGAATTGGCTTTGGATATAAAAGAAGGAAAGTGTAGATTTATTTGTGTTGGGAAATAA